A window of the Lolium perenne isolate Kyuss_39 chromosome 7, Kyuss_2.0, whole genome shotgun sequence genome harbors these coding sequences:
- the LOC127317607 gene encoding transcription termination factor MTERF8, chloroplastic — protein MIHLRARILSFLLHSPSRHPASRFSPIFALHRNLSATTTSTAATPFAAEDYLVATCGVTRAQALKASKKISHLKSSSKPDAVLAFLSDLGVPRSDITTLVAVDPRFLCASVERTLAPRVTELSELGLSRSQIARLVPLALCSFRSSSLSRNLDFWLSVFGSYDKLLKALRMNSGLLAADLDKVAKPNLALLQQCGLNPSLFSEPFISRVLVRTPQQVQDALAHIDKFGVSQNSRMFLYALVAFTLQSPEKLTDKIQVLETLGWSHDDVLLAVKKMPGILTVSEERLQRNMHFLTKVAGLEISYIAQRPVLLKYSLERRLFPRYRLLKLLNEKGLLDLRFDYYAASLSEKKFLAKFVHPYKESLPGLADVYASTCAQKIPMELLPKKEN, from the coding sequence ATGATCCATCTCCGAGCGCGCATCCTCTCTTTCCTCCTACACTCCCCGTCCCGTCACCCCGCCTCCCGCTTCTCTCCCATCTTCGCCCTTCACCGCAACCTCTCCGCCACCACCACATCCACTGCAGCAACCCCTTTCGCCGCCGAGGACTACCTCGTCGCCACCTGCGGCGTCACCCGCGCCCAGGCCCTCAAGGCATCCAAGAAGATCTCCCACCTCAAATCCTCCTCCAAGCCCGACGCCGTCCTCGCCTTCCTCTCCGACCTCGGGGTCCCCCGCTCCGACATCACCACCCTCGTCGCCGTCGACCCGCGGTTCCTCTGCGCCAGCGTGGAGAGGACTCTGGCGCCGCGCGTCACCGAGCTCAGCGAGCTCGGTCTCTCGCGCTCCCAGATCGCGCGCCTCGTCCCGCTCGCCCTCTGTTCCTTCCGCAGCAGCTCCCTCAGCCGCAACCTCGACTTCTGGCTCTCGGTCTTCGGCTCCTACGACAAGCTCCTCAAGGCCCTCCGGATGAACTCCGGCCTCCTCGCCGCCGACCTCGACAAGGTGGCCAAGCCAAATCTGGCCCTCCTCCAGCAGTGCGGGCTAAACCCCTCTCTCTTCTCCGAGCCCTTCATTTCCCGGGTGCTCGTCAGGACCCCGCAGCAGGTCCAGGACGCTCTGGCGCACATTGACAAGTTCGGCGTGTCGCAGAATTCGCGGATGTTCCTCTACGCGCTCGTGGCGTTCACGCTGCAGAGTCCCGAGAAGCTCACCGACAAGATTCAGGTCCTCGAGACGCTTGGCTGGTCGCATGACGATGTGCTGCTGGCTGTGAAGAAGATGCCGGGTATCCTGACCGTGTCCGAGGAGAGGCTGCAGAGGAATATGCATTTCCTGACAAAGGTTGCTGGACTGGAGATATCCTACATCGCTCAAAGGCCGGTGCTGCTCAAGTACAGCCTCGAGCGCCGTCTGTTCCCTCGGTACCGCTTGCTTAAGTTACTCAACGAGAAGGGGCTGCTGGATCTCCGGTTCGATTACTATGCTGCCTCGCTATCCGAGAAGAAGTTTCTTGCCAAGTTCGTGCATCCTTACAAGGAGAGTTTACCAGGCCTCGCTGATGTTTATGCTTCTACCTGTGCTCAGAAAATACCCATGGAATTGCTACCAAAGAAGGAGAACTAG